The following proteins come from a genomic window of Achromobacter deleyi:
- the ccmE gene encoding cytochrome c maturation protein CcmE translates to MTTPRRRRLFLLLCAFALLSAAAALILTAMRQNLVFFHTPSEIARGEAPRQRLFRVGGMVLAGSLQRHADGLGVRFIVTDTAHDVPVVYRGALPDLFREGTGVVAQGTLDADGVFTATSVLARHDENYTPIEVRDAIERAHDAGRTVRP, encoded by the coding sequence ATGACGACACCCCGCCGCCGGCGCCTGTTCCTGCTGCTCTGTGCCTTCGCGCTGCTGAGCGCGGCCGCCGCCCTGATCCTGACGGCCATGCGCCAGAACCTGGTGTTCTTCCACACGCCCAGCGAAATCGCGCGCGGCGAGGCGCCGCGGCAGCGGCTGTTCCGCGTCGGCGGCATGGTGCTGGCCGGATCGCTGCAACGCCACGCCGACGGCCTGGGCGTGCGTTTCATCGTCACCGACACCGCCCACGACGTACCGGTGGTGTATCGCGGCGCCCTGCCCGACCTGTTCCGCGAAGGCACGGGCGTGGTAGCCCAGGGCACGCTGGACGCCGACGGCGTGTTCACCGCCACCAGCGTGCTCGCCCGCCATGACGAGAACTACACGCCGATCGAGGTCCGCGACGCCATCGAGCGCGCCCACGACGCCGGCAGGACGGTGCGGCCATGA
- the ccmC gene encoding heme ABC transporter permease CcmC: MPPTPPARRATRLLRFAAPQAFYPLAGRLVRWCAALAAVLGACALAIGFFVAPTDATQGEVYRIIFIHVAAAWMSLFIYLLMAFWSALGLILRTRLSFIMARALAPTGALFCFVALWSGALWGRPTWGAYWVWDARLTSQLILGFLYLGYLALTALTVDPHRGDRAGALVALVGAINVPIIYFSVSWWSTLHQGASVSLTRAPSMATTMLAAMLLMALAAWAYTAAVALARARVLVLEREWPAGWVRDLARREAVTRKEPA, encoded by the coding sequence ATGCCGCCCACTCCCCCCGCCCGCCGCGCCACGCGCCTGCTGCGGTTCGCCGCGCCGCAGGCCTTCTATCCGCTGGCGGGCAGGCTGGTTCGCTGGTGCGCCGCGCTCGCCGCCGTGCTCGGCGCCTGCGCCTTGGCGATCGGCTTTTTCGTCGCGCCCACCGACGCCACCCAGGGCGAGGTTTACCGCATCATTTTCATCCACGTCGCCGCCGCGTGGATGTCGCTGTTCATCTATCTGCTGATGGCGTTCTGGTCCGCGCTCGGCCTGATCCTGCGCACCCGCCTGTCGTTCATCATGGCGCGCGCGCTGGCCCCCACCGGCGCACTGTTCTGCTTCGTCGCGCTCTGGAGCGGCGCGTTGTGGGGCCGGCCCACCTGGGGCGCCTACTGGGTCTGGGACGCGCGGCTCACCTCGCAATTGATCCTGGGGTTCCTGTACCTGGGCTACCTGGCGCTGACCGCCCTGACCGTCGATCCCCATCGCGGCGACCGCGCCGGGGCGCTGGTGGCGCTGGTGGGCGCCATCAACGTACCCATCATCTATTTCTCCGTGTCCTGGTGGAGCACGCTGCACCAGGGCGCCTCGGTCAGCCTGACCCGCGCGCCGTCCATGGCGACGACCATGCTGGCCGCCATGCTGCTGATGGCGCTGGCCGCGTGGGCCTACACCGCCGCCGTCGCACTGGCGCGTGCCCGCGTTCTGGTGCTGGAACGGGAATGGCCGGCCGGCTGGGTGCGCGACCTGGCGCGCCGCGAGGCGGTGACACGCAAGGAGCCGGCATGA
- the ccmD gene encoding heme exporter protein CcmD, translated as MMHWESWAAFWHMGGRAGFVWGSYGALALLVLAECASLARRRRRALQRLAALDRATRPAARRQRQDGGTA; from the coding sequence ATGATGCACTGGGAATCCTGGGCCGCGTTCTGGCACATGGGCGGGCGCGCCGGCTTCGTCTGGGGCAGCTATGGCGCGCTGGCCCTGCTGGTGCTAGCCGAATGCGCATCGCTGGCGCGCCGGCGCCGCCGCGCGCTGCAACGCCTGGCCGCGCTCGATCGCGCCACCCGCCCGGCGGCCAGGCGGCAACGGCAGGACGGAGGAACCGCATGA